From one Halosimplex rubrum genomic stretch:
- a CDS encoding lamin tail domain-containing protein, with amino-acid sequence MAGQRHGRILLVAIALLVAGCTGVVPTDTPAGDAPSSPSLSTPTADATATAMNGSVEVHFINVGQSVSTLIVGPTGETMLVDTGHFNDDGEHVLQYLRGHDIDRIDHLVTSHNDADHIGGNAAVIDYFEREADGVGAIYDPGIAASTQTYEQYLDAVEEYDVALYETRAGDSVQFEGVDVQVLGPPDPYIENEGRNENSLVLKLTYGETSFLFTGDAEDDQEAYLVENYGDQLQSTVMKAGHHGSASSSSGDLLDAVQPKAVILSSAYDSQYGHPAEEVLRRLADRSLPAYWTATHGDIVLVSDGKSVSVRTQQDAPTAPLDIRSGSPVEPGVSGSVTERTRLGGEPVATQTTVVVTDGGTPVQGGELTLAEVNADAEGDDREHLNDEYLVFENTASDSLDLSGWTVEDEAGKTYTFPDDYTLEAGATVTLHTGSGTVSESDLYWGAGSPVWNNAGDTVIVRNSKGERVLMETYS; translated from the coding sequence ATGGCTGGCCAACGCCACGGTCGAATCCTTCTCGTCGCTATCGCTCTCCTTGTGGCTGGCTGTACGGGGGTAGTGCCGACCGATACCCCGGCAGGAGACGCCCCGTCGTCACCATCGTTGTCGACACCGACAGCCGATGCGACGGCAACAGCGATGAACGGCTCTGTGGAGGTTCACTTCATCAACGTCGGCCAGTCAGTGAGTACGCTCATCGTCGGCCCAACGGGCGAGACGATGCTCGTCGATACCGGGCACTTCAACGACGACGGAGAGCACGTTCTTCAGTATCTCCGTGGCCACGATATCGACCGGATCGACCATCTCGTTACCTCGCACAACGACGCCGACCATATCGGTGGGAACGCAGCAGTGATCGACTACTTCGAGCGTGAGGCCGATGGGGTCGGTGCAATCTACGATCCGGGGATCGCGGCGAGCACGCAGACATACGAACAGTATCTCGACGCTGTCGAGGAGTACGATGTGGCGCTCTACGAGACACGTGCGGGCGACTCGGTCCAGTTCGAGGGCGTCGACGTGCAGGTGCTTGGCCCACCCGACCCATATATCGAGAACGAGGGACGCAACGAAAACAGTCTCGTCCTCAAACTCACGTACGGAGAGACGAGTTTTCTCTTCACAGGTGATGCCGAAGACGATCAAGAAGCCTATCTCGTTGAGAACTACGGTGACCAACTGCAATCGACCGTTATGAAAGCTGGTCATCACGGTTCGGCGAGTTCGTCGAGCGGGGACCTGCTCGATGCAGTCCAACCGAAGGCTGTCATTCTCTCCAGCGCATACGATTCACAGTACGGCCACCCAGCCGAGGAAGTCCTGCGACGATTGGCCGACCGCTCATTGCCGGCCTACTGGACGGCAACACACGGCGATATCGTCCTCGTCAGCGATGGCAAGAGTGTCTCCGTCCGAACCCAGCAGGACGCACCGACAGCGCCACTCGATATCCGTTCCGGCAGCCCCGTCGAACCGGGCGTGAGCGGGAGTGTAACCGAACGAACCCGCCTTGGCGGTGAGCCGGTCGCAACACAGACTACGGTGGTCGTCACCGATGGTGGGACACCAGTCCAGGGTGGCGAATTGACTCTTGCGGAGGTCAACGCCGATGCCGAGGGTGATGACCGGGAGCATCTCAACGATGAGTACCTCGTATTCGAAAACACCGCGAGTGATTCGCTCGACCTCTCGGGGTGGACTGTCGAAGACGAGGCCGGGAAGACCTACACGTTTCCTGATGACTACACGCTCGAGGCGGGTGCGACTGTCACGTTACACACTGGGAGCGGAACTGTCTCCGAGAGCGACCTCTACTGGGGTGCTGGATCGCCGGTCTGGAACAACGCCGGTGACACAGTGATCGTGCGCAACAGTAAGGGTGAGCGCGTGCTTATGGAGACGTATTCATGA
- a CDS encoding class II glutamine amidotransferase, whose translation MCRMFALRSSVSCRVQESLLDADKSLQRLSEVNPHGWGVGQYVQGVPEIVKSPEMAAESPVYSTLSNQIDSSCVVAHVRRATHGDHTVANTHPFQYGRWLFAHNGNIADFDDLRATLLDEIAPSLRSHIVGTTDSEVLFYRLLTAMSDAGVLGKEADDIGPQVLWESISSVVERVAELAGGMHDDPDGPSDETYLTFVLTDGSTLIGHQGGKSLFVHAPAINYGDQTKSWAVGQGATDHFLLASEPAHNPRMWASIQHGGVVGVSPDMTVWTSSNALAV comes from the coding sequence ATGTGTCGAATGTTCGCGTTACGGAGCAGCGTTTCCTGTCGCGTTCAGGAATCGCTGTTGGACGCCGACAAATCTCTGCAACGGCTGAGCGAAGTCAATCCGCATGGGTGGGGGGTAGGCCAGTACGTTCAGGGCGTTCCGGAGATTGTCAAGAGCCCGGAGATGGCTGCTGAGAGCCCTGTATATTCGACTCTCTCGAATCAGATCGATTCAAGTTGCGTTGTCGCTCACGTTCGCCGTGCGACACATGGTGACCACACGGTTGCAAATACGCACCCGTTCCAATACGGTCGATGGCTGTTCGCACACAACGGCAATATCGCTGATTTTGATGACTTACGAGCGACGCTGCTAGACGAAATTGCTCCCTCTCTGCGTTCCCACATAGTTGGGACCACGGATAGCGAGGTACTATTTTACCGACTCCTGACCGCTATGTCTGATGCAGGAGTTCTTGGCAAAGAAGCAGACGACATTGGGCCACAAGTGCTCTGGGAAAGTATCAGTTCCGTCGTTGAGCGAGTTGCTGAACTGGCTGGCGGTATGCATGATGATCCTGACGGACCCTCTGATGAGACGTATCTAACGTTCGTCCTCACGGATGGGAGCACTCTCATTGGACATCAAGGTGGGAAGTCACTCTTTGTGCATGCACCTGCCATCAATTACGGTGACCAAACGAAATCGTGGGCAGTTGGACAAGGGGCAACTGATCACTTTTTATTAGCGAGCGAGCCAGCTCATAATCCTAGAATGTGGGCCTCAATCCAGCATGGCGGGGTGGTCGGGGTTAGTCCGGACATGACCGTCTGGACCTCATCAAATGCCCTCGCTGTTTGA
- a CDS encoding NAD(P)/FAD-dependent oxidoreductase translates to MQTTDRGESEYDVLIIGGGPAGLSATLQLGRSLRSVLICDNGEPRNEPADEAHGYLTRDGVPPEELRALGREEVMNYGAEFRDTKVTDVSKDNDRFTSTLDSGETVTSRKVVLATGVGDNLPETDGFEEFWGSGVYHCPYCHGYEVRGEPLGVIATDEHVVEYAKLIYNLSDDLVVFTDGEDVFDEESRSLFVERGIQIEDRPITALNGTNGELESVSLADGRDVARHALFYPPPMEQHSDLPEQLDLDVTEFGLVDATRSQRGFGVTSVEGLFIAGDASSGGPPSIASAVGDGYAVGTTVNGELSMEDFEGGR, encoded by the coding sequence ATGCAAACAACTGATCGTGGTGAGTCGGAGTACGACGTTCTGATCATCGGGGGTGGGCCTGCGGGTTTGAGTGCAACCCTTCAGTTAGGGCGCTCGCTCCGTAGTGTCCTGATCTGCGACAACGGCGAACCCCGGAATGAGCCAGCTGATGAAGCACATGGTTACCTGACGAGAGATGGTGTTCCACCGGAAGAGCTCCGAGCTCTCGGCCGTGAGGAGGTCATGAATTACGGGGCAGAATTCAGGGACACAAAGGTGACCGACGTCAGTAAAGACAACGACAGATTCACCAGCACACTCGACTCCGGCGAGACCGTCACGAGTCGGAAAGTTGTATTGGCGACGGGAGTCGGGGACAATCTTCCTGAGACTGACGGCTTCGAGGAGTTCTGGGGAAGTGGGGTGTATCATTGTCCCTACTGTCACGGCTACGAGGTTCGTGGTGAACCACTCGGCGTGATTGCTACCGACGAACACGTTGTCGAGTACGCGAAGCTCATCTACAATCTGAGTGACGACCTCGTCGTGTTCACCGATGGAGAGGACGTCTTCGACGAAGAATCCCGGTCGCTGTTCGTCGAGCGTGGAATCCAAATCGAGGATAGACCGATTACCGCACTCAACGGCACCAATGGTGAACTTGAAAGCGTTTCACTCGCGGATGGCCGCGATGTCGCTCGGCATGCGCTGTTCTACCCGCCACCGATGGAGCAACACAGCGACCTCCCAGAACAACTCGATCTCGACGTGACTGAGTTTGGCCTCGTCGATGCAACGCGCTCCCAACGTGGATTCGGGGTAACATCGGTCGAGGGGCTGTTCATTGCTGGCGACGCCTCTAGCGGCGGCCCACCCTCAATAGCGTCCGCCGTCGGGGATGGGTACGCAGTCGGGACAACCGTGAATGGAGAACTCTCTATGGAAGACTTCGAGGGAGGGCGGTAA
- a CDS encoding class I SAM-dependent methyltransferase gives MDMSLEELGDRFSEIADQYDDIHDSDEKPIYNACASLVVEHANPGPDDVVLDLGTGTGLIALALAGDAGHVVGRDISDGMIEQARSKSADRGLVNVDFGYGEFRDPHYDGEVDIVVSNFALHHLPAEEKREAIEAIADLGPRRFVLGDPMFFGSPDPEDPLFDHGVDGETVGMLVEMLTDVGFVVTDIERVHDQVGVLVAERHPEEPESDLQENR, from the coding sequence ATGGACATGTCCTTAGAGGAGCTCGGCGATCGCTTCTCGGAGATCGCTGATCAGTATGACGACATACACGACAGCGACGAGAAGCCGATTTACAATGCGTGCGCCTCGCTCGTCGTCGAGCACGCCAATCCTGGTCCCGACGATGTCGTCCTCGACCTCGGAACGGGGACGGGCCTGATTGCGCTTGCGTTGGCCGGGGACGCCGGCCACGTCGTCGGCCGCGACATCAGTGATGGGATGATAGAGCAGGCGCGGTCAAAATCTGCCGATAGGGGTCTCGTGAACGTGGATTTCGGGTACGGAGAGTTCCGGGACCCGCACTACGACGGCGAAGTAGACATCGTAGTCTCGAATTTCGCACTGCATCACCTCCCCGCTGAGGAAAAACGCGAAGCTATCGAGGCCATCGCTGACCTCGGCCCGCGTCGATTCGTACTCGGTGACCCCATGTTCTTCGGATCACCTGACCCTGAAGATCCGCTTTTCGACCACGGGGTTGATGGGGAAACCGTCGGGATGCTCGTAGAAATGCTCACTGACGTCGGATTCGTGGTCACGGACATCGAGCGTGTGCATGACCAGGTGGGCGTCTTGGTCGCCGAACGACATCCTGAAGAGCCGGAATCCGACTTGCAGGAGAATCGATAA
- a CDS encoding helix-turn-helix domain-containing protein, with protein sequence MPEAIQRQIRDERECEDLLDCLLGLNERDRAVFRLLAESSEPLTVDHIGKFIGKERTTAYRSIKRLEEAGVVVQEQESCPKGGYHHVYRASDPDEIADDFQRILNRWYAETGQLIQEFRDTYSGDDSAEMG encoded by the coding sequence ATGCCAGAGGCCATACAACGTCAGATCCGTGATGAGCGGGAATGTGAGGATCTTCTTGACTGTCTTCTCGGGCTGAATGAACGGGACAGAGCCGTTTTTCGGCTGTTAGCAGAATCTTCTGAGCCGCTTACCGTGGATCATATTGGAAAGTTCATCGGGAAAGAGCGGACAACAGCGTATCGCTCGATCAAACGACTCGAAGAAGCGGGGGTGGTCGTACAAGAGCAAGAAAGTTGTCCTAAAGGGGGATATCACCACGTGTACCGGGCTTCTGATCCGGATGAGATAGCGGACGACTTTCAACGAATACTCAACCGGTGGTACGCTGAAACCGGCCAGCTCATTCAGGAGTTCCGAGACACATATAGTGGAGATGATTCAGCTGAGATGGGTTAA
- a CDS encoding VirB4 family type IV secretion system protein, translating into MIEALLSVLPTREAPTDADDADSHGEADDGDEGRDGGEAARDTDRVSVDYDPAEADGTETVPEIPEIHQTVVTPSSIEPEPNAVRTGDQWARTLWTGEYPDRPRDGLFETLYSTAATRRTDISLHLTPRDTTATLDTLENTIEDLEADREYLEEKRKAGARGVAKDLEDYQALYDALRNTSMSAFDVSMYLAVQGDSPDDLNADGVTNTARQSPTNLTPVTPRWTQLDAFVSASPVGVDKLNESLDTTTPMLAGAVGAMFPFVAGAFAEPGIEYGTYALNESPLILDRFERETGYCAMVIGQLGAGKSFSTKLQLLRRAMYDQDTVIIMLDPLGGFAGVNGALGGERITVGGTRGLNPLELRATPADVLQDVPDLDPWAEQLSWVLTFFETFFEHVAANPLGDRKQTLRRAVQEAYERQGITKDPSTHDNESPTVRDVIAVLEDLLDSPEQFGYATDGEQEKVRGDAQTLLTDLRPSFREDGDLANLAQRTSFDLDSSVLYLDLHQEEGATGRSETSLMMQVLFNAVYERAKGTDKRVVFAIDEAHYLLNDATSLEFLETAVRHSRHYDLSLQFITQTGGEFALTPEAKTIADLCSLTLIHRVQEETDTLAEWFGLSEREVNWVRTAKAGDEEEGFSEALLGIDEEGWFPLRVRASEFEVDQIDPADG; encoded by the coding sequence ATGATCGAGGCACTCCTGTCGGTGCTTCCGACGCGTGAGGCCCCCACGGACGCCGACGACGCGGACAGTCACGGTGAGGCCGACGACGGCGATGAGGGGAGGGACGGCGGCGAGGCCGCACGGGACACGGACCGGGTCAGCGTCGATTACGACCCCGCCGAAGCCGACGGGACCGAGACCGTCCCCGAGATCCCAGAGATCCACCAGACGGTCGTCACGCCGTCGAGCATCGAACCCGAACCGAACGCCGTCCGCACCGGCGACCAGTGGGCCCGCACGCTGTGGACCGGCGAGTATCCCGACCGGCCCCGCGACGGGCTCTTCGAGACGCTGTACTCGACCGCGGCCACCCGCCGGACGGACATCAGTCTCCATCTCACGCCCAGAGACACGACCGCCACACTGGACACGCTCGAAAACACCATCGAGGATCTGGAGGCCGACCGGGAGTATCTCGAAGAGAAGCGCAAGGCCGGCGCCCGTGGCGTCGCGAAGGACCTGGAGGACTACCAGGCGCTGTACGACGCGCTCAGGAACACGTCGATGAGCGCGTTCGACGTGTCGATGTATCTCGCGGTCCAGGGGGACTCACCCGACGACCTGAACGCCGACGGCGTCACGAACACGGCGCGCCAGTCCCCGACGAATCTCACGCCCGTCACGCCCCGGTGGACGCAACTCGACGCGTTCGTCTCGGCCAGCCCGGTCGGCGTCGACAAGCTAAACGAGTCGCTGGACACGACGACGCCGATGCTCGCCGGGGCCGTCGGTGCCATGTTCCCGTTCGTCGCCGGCGCCTTCGCCGAGCCCGGAATCGAGTACGGCACCTACGCGCTGAACGAGAGTCCGCTCATCCTTGACCGCTTCGAGCGGGAGACAGGCTACTGCGCGATGGTGATCGGCCAACTCGGCGCCGGCAAATCCTTCTCGACGAAACTCCAGCTCCTCCGGCGGGCGATGTACGACCAGGACACGGTCATCATCATGCTCGACCCGCTGGGGGGGTTCGCTGGCGTGAACGGCGCGCTGGGCGGCGAGCGGATCACCGTCGGCGGGACGCGCGGGCTCAACCCGCTCGAACTCCGGGCGACGCCCGCGGACGTGTTGCAGGACGTCCCCGACCTGGACCCGTGGGCCGAACAGCTCTCGTGGGTGCTCACCTTCTTCGAGACCTTCTTCGAACACGTCGCCGCGAACCCGCTCGGCGACCGCAAGCAGACGCTTCGGCGAGCGGTCCAGGAGGCTTACGAACGCCAGGGGATCACCAAGGATCCCTCGACGCACGACAACGAGTCGCCGACCGTTCGGGACGTGATCGCCGTCCTCGAAGATCTGCTTGACTCACCCGAGCAGTTCGGCTACGCGACCGACGGCGAACAGGAGAAAGTCCGTGGCGACGCCCAGACACTGCTGACGGATCTCCGACCGTCGTTCCGCGAGGACGGCGACCTCGCGAACCTCGCCCAGCGGACATCCTTCGATCTGGATTCGTCGGTACTCTATCTCGATCTCCACCAGGAAGAGGGCGCGACCGGCCGCTCGGAGACGAGTCTCATGATGCAGGTGCTGTTCAACGCCGTCTACGAGCGGGCCAAGGGCACGGACAAGCGGGTCGTCTTCGCCATCGACGAAGCCCACTACCTGCTGAACGACGCCACCTCCCTGGAGTTTCTGGAGACGGCCGTCCGGCACAGTCGCCACTACGATCTGTCGCTGCAGTTCATCACCCAGACGGGCGGCGAGTTCGCGTTGACCCCTGAAGCGAAGACCATCGCGGATCTGTGTTCGCTCACGTTGATTCACCGGGTGCAGGAGGAGACCGACACACTCGCCGAGTGGTTCGGACTGAGCGAGCGGGAAGTGAACTGGGTCCGCACGGCGAAAGCCGGCGATGAGGAGGAGGGGTTCTCCGAGGCGTTGCTGGGGATCGATGAAGAGGGGTGGTTCCCGCTGCGGGTGCGTGCGAGCGAGTTCGAAGTCGACCAGATTGATCCGGCAGATGGATAA
- a CDS encoding DUF3006 domain-containing protein: MSDLETLDDGTYTAVVDSVEDGFATVFFERDGDEVGNAVVESSDLPESARHADAILSVDIEGGTVASYDYDPERTESRNEAAQNRFDQLSSRPPSAEDSGTNAGSGDEQS; the protein is encoded by the coding sequence ATGAGTGACCTCGAGACCCTCGACGACGGCACCTACACTGCAGTCGTCGATTCGGTCGAGGATGGGTTTGCGACCGTGTTCTTCGAACGAGACGGCGACGAGGTCGGGAACGCGGTCGTTGAGTCGTCGGACCTCCCCGAGAGCGCGCGCCATGCCGATGCAATTCTGTCTGTCGACATCGAAGGCGGAACTGTGGCTTCGTACGACTACGATCCCGAGCGGACTGAGTCACGGAACGAAGCCGCTCAAAATCGATTCGACCAGCTGTCGAGCAGACCACCATCGGCCGAGGACTCGGGAACGAACGCTGGCTCTGGTGACGAACAATCCTGA